A segment of the Lolium perenne isolate Kyuss_39 chromosome 3, Kyuss_2.0, whole genome shotgun sequence genome:
TATTTCTGTAGCGGATTTAGATCGGAGCGAATACTGCTCGGATGTCGATCCGGATGCGGATTACATCGGATTGCGGATATGGAGCGGATTCGGAGCGGACTCGAATCGGAAGCGGATGGTTGAGAaaaatacacaaataaaataagaaataaattTATTTAATGTAAAATATGTAAGCAAAAAAGCATTTAACATTACACTATAGGTAAACTTGCACACTTGTTCATATATCAAAGAAAGTTACGTACCGGTAGAAAACAAAGTTGGGTCAATGAACTAACTATGTTGTTTAGACATTTGGGGTAGGGTTATTTTATCGGATTATCTTCTTTGAGAACCTTGGATAATCCGTAAAAAATATCGGATAATCCATATCCGCCAGATATTATCAATACCAAATCCGCTACCGTATGCGTCGGATATTCTCTTGAACAATATTCACATCCACATCCATATCCGACGAATTTTTAAAAGTGAATACCATATTCTCAAAAATGGATGCAAAACGGAAATTATCCGTACCATTTACACCCCTATTCGCGATGCATAGTTAAGTAAAGATACACATAGTCACATAATCGAATATGATCGTATCACGAAGGCATGGGACTGCCAGAAGAATTCAGTGCTACTAAATTATTTCCTCTCACAAAAAAAGCTGAACTCCGTGTAGGAGGTTGACAACCTGACGCTACGGAGGTTCCTGCGCGCGCGCGACCAGGACGTGGGCAAGGCGTCGACGATGCTGCTCAAGTTCGTCGCGTGGAGGCGGGAGGCCGTGCCAGACGGCGCCATTCCGGCGGAGCAGGTGCGGTCGGACATCGCCGGCCAGAAGGTCTCCATGGCTGGCGTCGACCGCGCCGGCCGCCCCGTCATGCTTGCCTTCCCCGCCAAGCACTTCTCAGCCAACCGCGACATGGCCACATTCAAGCGTACGTGCACAACCTGCACATCGAGCTATGCACATCGAGCTAACATGATGTTGGTTGCTAACCAGTAACCCCACAGCATAATCTTATGATGATTTTTCTTCGAAATAACTTTGTGCAGGATTTGTCGTCTACTTGCTCGACAATATCTGCGCCAGGTACTCCTACTACTGCACTTACAACAGTCTGCCAGCCTCATGTGTCTGAACGATTTTTGCAGTGGAATGGCACATTGAATTGAATTTTGTTTTGACCTGAATTGAATCGAATTTGATTTTGCAGGATCCCTCGAGGGCAGGAGAAGTTTTTGTGCATCGTGGATCTCAAGGGGTGGGGGTACGCCAACTGCGACGTCCGGGCCTACATCGCGGCCATTGAGATCATGCAGAACTACTACCCGGAGAGGCTAGGCAAGGCGCTCATGATCCACGTCCCCTACTTGTTCATGAAGGCGTGGAAAATGGTGCAGCCCTTCATCGAcgccaacaccaaagacaaggttTGTGCGTACAAGCTTCATCGCTGCCAAGAACGTATATATACTCTAGATCGTCTGATATGTGTTATTACTTCTTTTCTTCTCG
Coding sequences within it:
- the LOC127345466 gene encoding uncharacterized protein; translation: MASVRGAGDAGEGEWLKVAELKAMAGTQDPQAKEVDNLTLRRFLRARDQDVGKASTMLLKFVAWRREAVPDGAIPAEQVRSDIAGQKVSMAGVDRAGRPVMLAFPAKHFSANRDMATFKRFVVYLLDNICARIPRGQEKFLCIVDLKGWGYANCDVRAYIAAIEIMQNYYPERLGKALMIHVPYLFMKAWKMVQPFIDANTKDKFVFIDDKKLEETLKRELDESQVPEMYGGKLTLVPLS